In Flavobacterium gelatinilyticum, a genomic segment contains:
- a CDS encoding Lrp/AsnC family transcriptional regulator: MALDEIDKKILRLLQEDAHYTLKDIANKINLSLTPVHDRVKRLEKDGIIEKYVTLLDKKKLGNNLTVYCQVTLTKQTYDTSEGFNQSILNLPEVVECNYVSGNFDYMLKIIIPDMESYHHFHQKKLSVLPEVSLINTVFVISEVKSTTVLPI, encoded by the coding sequence ATGGCTTTAGATGAAATTGACAAAAAAATCTTACGTCTTTTACAGGAAGACGCTCACTACACTTTAAAAGACATCGCAAACAAAATTAATTTGTCTTTGACACCTGTTCATGATCGGGTAAAACGTCTTGAAAAAGATGGAATTATAGAAAAGTATGTTACGCTTTTGGATAAGAAAAAACTAGGAAATAATCTAACCGTTTACTGCCAGGTTACGCTGACTAAACAGACGTATGATACCTCGGAAGGTTTTAATCAGTCGATTTTGAATTTGCCTGAAGTTGTAGAATGCAATTATGTTTCTGGAAATTTCGATTATATGCTTAAGATTATCATTCCGGATATGGAAAGTTATCATCATTTTCATCAGAAAAAATTATCTGTCCTGCCTGAGGTCTCTCTTATAAATACGGTGTTTGTAATTTCAGAAGTAA
- the pafA gene encoding alkaline phosphatase PafA: MRKNILLLALLVITSLRAQERPKLVVGIVVDQMKMEYLYRFSDDFSPNGFKRLMNDGFTFQNMHYNYMPTYTAPGHASIYTGTTPATHGIVGNEWFSRTLGKEMYCTDDAGVKTVGDGTAEEGAMSPKNLQSTTITDEVRMATNFNGKVIGMSLKDRGAILPAGHFANWAFWYSKTGSFISSTFYGEKLPEWVAEFNNEKNYLKYINKGWDLYKPSSVYNESLPDNNPYEGKLHGSAAPIFPYDLKSMYEKNDAGIIRATPFGNDLLADFAKRAIEKEGLGKDNITDFLTVSFSSTDYVGHLLGPRSMELQDTYLRLDQTIADFLTYLDKTVGKGNYLLFLTADHAGAENVIYLKDRKYNVDNYPSKEVKKSLQDFSTKTFGVDLIQNYSNFNVFFNKQIIKEKGLELAKVKQAFKDFLITQPQVKRVYTEEDILANAGNDYSLNFVAKGYDVTQNGDLVIVDKPGDIEYTPTGTSHGTIYTYDTHVPAIFYGWNIKKGESYDKKAITEIAPTIAQKIKVTFPNGTEAKVMTEILGNKK, encoded by the coding sequence GGTATAGTTGTCGATCAAATGAAAATGGAATATTTATATCGATTTTCAGATGATTTTTCTCCAAACGGTTTTAAAAGATTAATGAATGATGGATTTACTTTCCAAAACATGCATTACAACTATATGCCAACTTATACTGCTCCTGGACACGCTTCAATTTATACGGGTACAACGCCTGCTACTCACGGAATTGTTGGTAATGAGTGGTTCAGCAGGACTCTTGGAAAAGAAATGTACTGTACAGATGATGCCGGAGTTAAAACAGTAGGTGACGGTACGGCTGAAGAAGGAGCCATGTCTCCTAAAAATCTTCAAAGCACTACAATTACTGATGAAGTTAGAATGGCGACTAATTTTAACGGAAAAGTGATTGGAATGAGTTTAAAAGATCGGGGTGCTATATTACCGGCTGGACATTTTGCCAACTGGGCATTCTGGTACAGTAAGACGGGATCTTTTATTTCAAGTACTTTTTATGGCGAGAAATTACCAGAATGGGTTGCAGAGTTCAACAATGAAAAAAACTACTTAAAATACATTAATAAAGGTTGGGATTTGTATAAGCCCTCTTCAGTTTACAATGAAAGTCTCCCGGATAATAATCCGTATGAAGGAAAATTACACGGAAGTGCAGCACCTATTTTTCCCTACGATTTAAAATCTATGTATGAGAAAAATGATGCAGGTATTATTCGTGCTACTCCTTTTGGAAACGATTTGTTAGCTGATTTTGCTAAAAGAGCCATTGAGAAAGAAGGATTAGGAAAAGATAACATTACAGATTTCTTAACTGTTAGTTTTTCTTCTACAGATTATGTAGGTCATTTGCTTGGGCCAAGATCTATGGAGCTTCAGGATACTTATTTGAGATTAGACCAGACAATTGCTGACTTTTTGACTTATCTTGACAAAACGGTTGGTAAAGGTAATTATTTACTTTTCCTGACAGCCGATCACGCAGGAGCTGAAAATGTAATTTATTTAAAGGATCGTAAATATAATGTAGATAATTATCCTTCTAAAGAAGTTAAGAAAAGCCTGCAGGATTTTTCGACTAAGACTTTTGGTGTAGATTTAATTCAGAATTATTCGAACTTTAATGTTTTCTTCAATAAACAAATTATTAAAGAGAAAGGATTGGAACTTGCAAAAGTAAAACAAGCTTTTAAGGATTTTTTGATCACGCAGCCTCAAGTTAAAAGAGTTTATACAGAAGAAGATATTTTAGCAAACGCTGGAAATGATTATTCGTTAAATTTTGTAGCTAAAGGTTATGATGTTACTCAAAATGGTGATTTAGTTATTGTTGATAAACCAGGTGATATCGAATATACACCAACAGGAACTTCACACGGCACTATTTATACTTATGATACTCATGTTCCGGCTATTTTCTATGGATGGAATATTAAAAAAGGAGAGTCGTATGATAAGAAAGCAATTACTGAGATTGCTCCAACAATTGCTCAAAAGATTAAAGTTACTTTCCCAAATGGAACTGAAGCTAAAGTAATGACTGAAATTCTGGGTAATAAGAAATAA
- the ald gene encoding alanine dehydrogenase yields MIIGVPKEIKNNENRVALTPAGVSEMKKHGHTVYVQAAAGLGSGFADEEYAEAGAVVLPTIEDVYAIAEMIIKVKEPIASEYPLIKKDQLLFTYFHFASSEELTHAMLEKGAVCLAYETVEKTDRSLPLLIPMSEVAGRMAIQQGAKYLEKPLKGRGILLGGVPGVPPAKVLVLGGGIVGTQAAKMAAGLGAQVTIMDLSLPRLRQLDDIMPANVNTEMSNHYNITRAIKDADLIVGAVLIPGAKAPHLITRDMLKLMRPGTVVVDVAVDQGGCIETCTPTTHENPTFIIDDIVHYCVANMPGAVPYTSTLALTNATLPYAVQLANKGWEKACAENEELKKGLNVANGKILYKGVAEAWNLPFNEEIVTANA; encoded by the coding sequence ATGATTATAGGAGTTCCTAAAGAAATAAAAAATAATGAAAACAGAGTTGCTTTAACTCCTGCCGGTGTTTCTGAAATGAAAAAACACGGACATACAGTTTATGTTCAGGCTGCTGCCGGATTAGGAAGCGGTTTTGCAGATGAAGAATATGCTGAAGCCGGAGCCGTAGTTTTACCAACAATTGAGGACGTTTATGCTATTGCAGAAATGATTATCAAAGTAAAAGAACCAATTGCATCTGAATACCCGTTAATTAAAAAAGATCAATTGTTATTTACTTACTTCCACTTCGCTTCATCTGAAGAATTAACACACGCAATGTTAGAAAAAGGAGCGGTTTGTTTAGCTTACGAAACTGTAGAAAAAACAGACAGAAGTTTACCTTTATTAATTCCAATGTCAGAAGTTGCTGGTCGTATGGCAATTCAACAAGGAGCAAAATACCTTGAAAAACCATTAAAAGGAAGAGGAATTCTTTTAGGAGGTGTTCCGGGGGTGCCACCTGCAAAAGTTTTAGTATTAGGCGGTGGAATTGTAGGAACTCAGGCCGCTAAAATGGCAGCCGGATTAGGGGCTCAGGTAACTATTATGGACTTAAGTTTACCACGCTTACGCCAGTTAGATGATATCATGCCTGCGAATGTAAACACAGAAATGTCTAACCATTATAACATTACAAGAGCAATTAAAGATGCTGACTTAATTGTTGGAGCAGTTTTAATTCCGGGAGCAAAAGCACCTCACTTAATTACTCGTGATATGCTTAAACTAATGCGTCCGGGAACTGTTGTTGTTGACGTAGCTGTAGATCAGGGAGGATGTATCGAAACTTGTACCCCGACAACTCACGAAAACCCAACTTTCATTATTGATGATATCGTTCACTATTGTGTGGCTAATATGCCTGGAGCTGTTCCTTACACTTCTACTTTAGCTTTAACAAATGCAACTTTACCATATGCAGTTCAATTAGCAAACAAAGGATGGGAAAAAGCTTGTGCAGAAAATGAAGAATTGAAAAAAGGATTAAATGTTGCTAACGGAAAAATCCTTTACAAAGGAGTAGCCGAAGCTTGGAATCTTCCTTTTAACGAAGAAATAGTAACTGCAAACGCATAG